In the genome of Melospiza melodia melodia isolate bMelMel2 chromosome 20, bMelMel2.pri, whole genome shotgun sequence, the window GCTGGGGACACGCCCAGtctctgcaggacacagcagctgcTCACAAAGGGATCTGCCTGCTACAAAAGTCGTCTCCTCATAGACCCCAACAGCAGCGACCAAAGCCCCAGAACCGCTCGTCACGCACCGTCGGTCCGAAAGTTCACCCCAGATCTTAAGTTACTGAAGGATGTGAAGATTAGTGTGAGCTTTACAGAAAGCTGCAAAAGCAAAGATAGGAAAGTTCTGTACACTGGAGTTGAGCAGGATTATAAGGCAGATACGGAGTTTGGTATTAATAATGTCAATGGGGATTTGCATGTTTGTCCTTTCGGTGGTAGTAATGGTAAAGCTGCAGGGATAGGGGGTGAAAGTGATGAAAAGAAGGATGATGAAAATGATATTGATCAGGAAAAGAGAGTGGAATTTGCAGTTCTGGATGAGCTAGAAGACTTTACCGACAATTTGATGGAAATAGATGAAGAAGGAGGAGGGTTCACATCTAAAGCAATCGTTCAAAGGGATAAAGTGGATGAAGAAACCTTGAATTTCTCCTATGAGGTAAGTAAATCCACACATCTTTGCTGGGTAAGAGGTTTCCAAGtggctagaaaaaaaaaaatatgcgaAGAATAAGCTCTTCTAGAAGTGTGTAGTACATGAGTCAAAACCACGGAATTTTTAGAGGCAGACCTTTGGCTGAGAAACTGTAAACTGTTTTAGTCAAGCTTGAGTTGTGTTGCAGCTTCTATAGTTTTCTGTAAAAACAGCCTTTAAAAGTCTTCTCACACAATTGCAGTTCATTTTATCATCACAaacttattttcttatttttcagtctttttaCTGGAATCATTGAAAATTACTAGTTTCTGTCTGTGTGGAAGTGCATATTAAAAATGTCTGGTTTctctttgcaagggaaaagggaggTTGGTAGGCCCAGAAGGACAGTGTCTGATGAAGTCTCTTTCAGGATGACTTTGATAATGATGTGGATGCTCTGCTGGAAGAGGGTCTTCGAGCCCCCAAAACCAGGAGATTGGATAATGAGAAATATGCTGGTGAAAGTGATCACCAGTCTGATGGAGAGACAAGTGTGCAGCCAATGATGACCAAAATTAAAACTGTACTGAAGAGTAAGTTCATGTGCATTTCAGAACTGCGGGTCCTGTTCGTGGCTTGCGTTGTAGAACAAAAGTTTATCAACAAGCAGAATGTGAGCAGTTTGTGTGAAATTGTTCATGTGTTGGGGAGTTTTATTGTTGGGAGGCTTCTTATTGTGGGATATGATTTTTCATGTTCTTAAACAGTGGATTTGACTTTTGCTTTTGATCTATTGTATGTAATAAGAATATATTTAGTGTGTAGGTTTGTGTAAAATAATGAGGTGAGCAAGGGTGATCTAGggcttttgcctttttcctgctTCAGTTACAACATAACTTCTGCTGTTGAAATTGCCCCATGCAAGGTCTCCAGGAATGCAATCTAGGTGAAATAGAATAACTAGAAAAGTCAGTGGCTTACATTTACCCAAATTGTGTTAGAAACTGCTAATAAAGAAAATCTGAGAACACAAACCCATCCAGAAAAATGTAATGGAAAATATTCTGAATTAGAATTAAACATGTACTAGAGGAGTATTTTACAACTTCACTGTATTCTGaaataaaaaaccaaataaattttTGCTTCAAAATTGTATAGTAACAGAGGATTGCCAGGAAACTTCCAGCAAAGATGAATAGTCTCTGATTTGTGATTTGGAGATAAATGAGACCTTGTGTTAGTGATGAGCCCTTTGCTGGCTGTTTGGGTCTGTGGATATGGGGAATTTCAATGCAAATTTATTCCTGAGTGTCAAGTGAAagatttttaatggaaaatgaaGTTGTTTCTGAAGCAAATATGACATTTCCAGTAAATGCTTTCCAGTGGTGCTTGTGATAAGTATAAAAAGATTAAAGAAAAGAGAATTCAGTGATGAAACAAACAAATCAGTCTATATAAAAATTATTGCTGTTATTGCCTTGAGTAGAGAACGTCATGGAATCTGTAATTTGCAGGATTTAGCCTGGGTTAGAGGCATATACCTTGTTATTAGAACATCATCTCTCTACAAAACATTGTTAATCTTGTTTCAGTGCCATTTTATTCTTTGGGACAGAACAAGCAATAAACAAAAACCTGGATTTTATTTCTATTCTCCTAAGCTGTCTGTCCAAGTTTAAAGCTGTTATTTGCTTTAAAGGTCGTGGCCGCCCTCCTACAGAGCCTTTGCCAGATGGATGGATCATGACATTCCATAATTCAGGCATTCCTGTATATCTGCACAGAGAATCTAGAGTTGTTACCTGGTCTAGACCTTATTTTTTGGGAACAGGAAGCATAAGGGTGAGAGCtgtcaatttttaaaatacttaattAAGATTAAAAAATTAGATCTATTCCTGAAAGCCATTGAATatttttctgctttggcaggcTTGTTTCCAGTGTTTGAATTAAGATCCttgaaaaataaagtattttatgtTTGAAAATGTGATATGATTTTTCTTAGGTGCTTTGCTTTTCTGTTTGGGCAGTTAAACTGAATAAGATGATCTTGTTTGGTGCCTTCACTTTTCTAGTATGGCTGCAAAATTGGGAGTTTATTGCACCATGACACATATCTAGGGATGATTTATTTGTAGCTATGAATTAGTCTGAGCTGTGGCTTATGGTCCACATTTGCAGAAGTAAGGATATGACATTTTTGCAGCCAAGGAATATGCAGAAATTTGATTTAATGCCATGGACCTAAGCCTCAGGAGAGCTCATTGGATTTCAGGAAAGCATGCAGTATTTGCATGAACAGAGCTAAAGCAGCAGGACTGTGTCAGTGTCACAGTGTGAAAGTCCCCCAGGAGTGGCCCTGCTCAGCTCTTGAGTGGAATGACTTCACTGAGCAAAGAGGAGCTCGAGCCTAGACTGAATACAGATAGCTTCCATCTTGCTTGCATCTTTTGGGTTTGAGCTTTGCTTTTGGTGACCTTGAGATACTGAAACCTTCTGTATTATTTATATTTGCAGAAACATGATCCTCCCCTTAGTAGCATTCCCTGCTTTCATtacaaaaaaatgaaggaaaatgaggaaagggagcaaaacaATGACATAACCCCAAATGGGGAAGTATCACCTGTAAAGCATCTAGATAAATCCTCAGAACTGGACTGCCAAACAGAAGAACCAGATTCCACTGCTGCTGATTCTGGGCCTTTAGATGACAAAGACCCCTCTGGGGGAGATGCAGCACAAGGAGCTTTGGGACAAGTGAAGGCCAAAGTTGAAGTATGTAAAGATGAATCTGTAGGTATGTATGGCAAGTAGAGTCTTTTCTTGACTTGAGCTGGGGTaatggcatttgggaaatttcATTCCAGACTTGGCTGCTGAATTAAAATCTTTTCTGAAGCCCTGAGAGTTCACATGAAAAGGTTTTACACAAAAAAGTGAATATTTTGGTAGTTTAGTCCTGTAGACTTTATCTTGATATAAGAATCAGTTATGTGAGTGTGTTCATTTGCTTTTGTCAAATGTGTTTGTGTGACTTCCTCGAGTAGGCTTTTCTATGCACTCTCTGTATTGGCTGAGTTATATCTGTTTTCAGGATGGTCTTTTAAGACAAATGGTGTAGTTAAGCTGTATTTCTGTATTTGCACAAGAATAGCAGACTAAGTCATGCAAATATAATTGCACTCATACAGAGGGGTGTGATGCTGCATTATTTTATTTATACAAATATTAAGCCTCTACACAGAAAGTTGTCTAAAGACACCGTGCCAAAATCACCACCCAGTGGAGAGGAACTTGAAGAGGAAGCTCATGTGTTACTTATCAAATCTTTTCACATCTGCATACCTGAGAATCCCATCCATGTaaattgctgctgctcagggtatTGGTATGGGTCATAGGCTGCCTTTATCTTTGTAGTGCTCAGACATAAATCTTGTCCTTGTCATTGTGTGTGTCATGTCTAGTCCAGAAACCTTGCCAAAAGAGGTAAAACAGAACATCAAATCATCAATATTTAGCTGCAAATTCAAGCCAGGAAGCACTTACTTCTCTGCATGAAGTTCACCTGTCTGTCTCTCCCTTTAAATAGGATCTGTTGTGTATTACTGAAAAAGATGCTGAGTAATGGGGTATAAGCATGACTTGCATTTGGGATTCCTTGTGGAAGGAAACAATACCAGCAGCTTGCTTTTTCCTGTTTACATCTGTGGATGCTGCTCTTTATTTTTGCTGATTTATTTGCAGACTATCCTATAAAGGAGAATCAGCTGTACTGAAATGGGGCAATCTTTTAATACTCTGTATGTGAATTTCTTGTGTTAAATTCTGCATAGAGGCTGCAGATAGCCATGGAGTTCATGGAACATCACTGTACAGTGTTTCATGTACTCTCATAGTAGgtaggcagcagcagctgggtttGGCTTCAGGGAGCTGAGGCTGAAAGCACAACTGCTGTACTCACTGTGTACCTTGCTTCAGGTGAAGGGAAGGTGCTGAGATGTTCAAGCAGACCAGTCACTGGTGTTTTGTTGCAAATTGTGTTGGGTATTAATGCTGGTTAGGGATTAGTAAAATCATCAAGTGATAGAATAAGATGGTATTTTATTTTCTGGTTTGCACTAATATTTTGCATTTAATCTAATTTAATGTAATAGGAGAACTTCAAATTACTTCTCTTAGTGCAAAACAGCATCTTTAACCTTTTGCTCCAAGtctaagaaaataatttctgtggAAATAGAGAACTTAGTGCTTGTTCAGTGGTGAAGCAAGAGAGTAACTTGGTTGTGTTTTCAGATCTGGAAGATTTCAGACGTTACCTGGAGAAGCGTTTTGACTTTGAGCAGGTGACTGTGAAGAAGTTCCGCACCTGGGCCGAGCGGCGCCAGTTCAACCGCGAGATGAAGCGCAAGCAGGCCGAGTCCGAGCGGCCCATCCTGCCGGCCAACCAGAAACTCATCACCCTCTCTGTGCAGGATGCACCCATCAAGAAAGGTGAGCTGCTCTAGCTCCAGTTCACATAGGCTGTGTTGAAGCCCAATTCCACCTCTAAGCTTGACTGAAGATAAAAACATCCTGTAATGAGTTCCCTTAATTCCTGATCCGGTATTTTGCCCATCATATATTACACAGGAAAGGGAAAATATTATCAAAATATACTTTTCTAAAGACTAATTtctaaacaaaaatatttttatttaaggtTACAGTCCTGGTAAGTAATGACTACCTTCAGCTCTTGTTACTGCTGAGAGTTGCTCAGTATTGATTTGTTTGTAACAGAAATTATCTTTCAAAGACTGGAACTAATGAACTTCTTCCCTTCTTCCTGTCTTTTTTGCAGAGTTTGTCATTAATCCCAATGGGAAGTCTGAAGTTTGCATCTTGCATGAATATATGCAACGAGTCCTAAAGGTTCGCCCTGTTTACAATTTCTTTGAATGTGGTAAGTCTGTTTCCTTAAACAACTCTATCCTGGTCTTGATGCTTAATCAAGAATCCAAAAATGTTGTGTATATGAAAAATGGAACTGGAATCGGGTTAATATTGGGTTTTTTATCCTAAGTGGTATAATGTATGTTCCATTAATTCTTGCTTTTCCtgtttgtttgaggtttttttaattgCCTTATAAATATTCAGAATTATGCCATTCCTGTGTGTGCAGTATATAATACAACTGAAACTTGTATATGAGAATGTGTAGCTCTTGTATTCACACCATGATGCAAAAAATTTGGAATTAGTATTTGAGTTTTGGCAGATTACCAGTGGTCTCTTAAAATACTTCATTCTTTATTTGGAAGAATGAGGTATGTGGTGGTAAGTCTGTTAGTGGAAAACTCTGTTAGATAATTTTTCAGTCTTCATGAAGAATAAACCATTTTCATCCCTCTTGAAGCTGAAATGAGGAAAACAAATCTTGATAGTGGTGACATTTCATGTATGTCAGGAGTTCCAAAAAGCTTTCTTTACTTTCTCCCTCCATTTCCAGAGAACCCAAGTGAACCTTTTGGAGCCTCAGTGATTATTGATGGAGTAACCTATGGGGCAGGAACTGCCAGCAGCAAAAAACTTGCCAAGAATAAAGCTGGtaacttatttttctttctcagtaCCAACTGCTGAattgtttcttttgctttttgtaCCGTTCTGGGGTTCCAAGAGCAGAAGTGATTCAGaactggggtttggctgtaggagCTAGGGGGTGATAATACTCTTAATTTTTGGTCTTAAAGGCTCCATGTCACTTCTAAAATGAGATGAGAATATTTTTTCCTTGTGTAGGCACTTTTAAAAAGTAGTTTCTTCTTATTTCATTTAGTTATCAAGCTGAACTAGTAGaactttttttcccttgaaaagtGTAAATTAATAAATTTCTTACCAGAAGAAAATGCCTGAATTTTTAGATGAGatgtttttgtttaaaataaatctAATCAAGATGTTTAATCACTTTTTGCAGCTCGAGCTACACTGGAAATCCTTATTCCTGACTTTGTTAAACAGACCTCTGAGGAGAAGCCCAAAGACAGTCAAGAACTTGAGGTACTGAGCTCGTGCTTCCTGGCTGGCATTGCACAAAACATTGCACAGTTGATATCAGAAACATTACTGAaaattaataagattgttttctCAGTCAAATGGAACTGTAAAATCCTCCATTTAGAGAAAGGCTTGGGgtaaatactatttttttttctattggaaTAGATCAGAAAATTTACTCTGATGCAGAGAACTGGTTCTTTATTGACCAACAGGTCACTGAGCACCGGAGATGTTCCAAGGCACCAGGCTGCCTGTAGTGCCCTGCCTGTAGTGCCCTGCCTTCCAGAGTCCTCTGGCTGATGGCAGGAAATGTTCAGAGCCAGGTGCTGTTTGGTTGTGTGTGATCATCTTAGGACACCACTTCAGAAGTAAAAGTGCTCAGGCTTCTGAAATGGTTTTATTACCACACACTGAAATTCCATAGTTTGGGCAGTGATatttgagaaaataaaaaaaaaaaatctttaagagGAGACTTGTGCTATTTTCTCAGGTACTAGGAGAATTAAATAGCTCATTGGTCAGTGGTACCATCAGTAAGGAGTAAAGGAAAAAATCAGTGATCAGCCTGAAAGGAATGCTTCCTGAAATGAAGTCATATACAGGAGTTTTTGTACCCTT includes:
- the DGCR8 gene encoding microprocessor complex subunit DGCR8 gives rise to the protein MENYENVPPLPKEPAGEMNVENVPCRPPLPPNDQPPPPPLQTSSDAEVMDVGSGGDGQSDTPAGDTPSLCRTQQLLTKGSACYKSRLLIDPNSSDQSPRTARHAPSVRKFTPDLKLLKDVKISVSFTESCKSKDRKVLYTGVEQDYKADTEFGINNVNGDLHVCPFGGSNGKAAGIGGESDEKKDDENDIDQEKRVEFAVLDELEDFTDNLMEIDEEGGGFTSKAIVQRDKVDEETLNFSYEDDFDNDVDALLEEGLRAPKTRRLDNEKYAGESDHQSDGETSVQPMMTKIKTVLKSRGRPPTEPLPDGWIMTFHNSGIPVYLHRESRVVTWSRPYFLGTGSIRKHDPPLSSIPCFHYKKMKENEEREQNNDITPNGEVSPVKHLDKSSELDCQTEEPDSTAADSGPLDDKDPSGGDAAQGALGQVKAKVEVCKDESVDLEDFRRYLEKRFDFEQVTVKKFRTWAERRQFNREMKRKQAESERPILPANQKLITLSVQDAPIKKEFVINPNGKSEVCILHEYMQRVLKVRPVYNFFECENPSEPFGASVIIDGVTYGAGTASSKKLAKNKAARATLEILIPDFVKQTSEEKPKDSQELEYFNHISIEDSRVYELTSKAGLLSPYQILHECLKRNHGMGDTSIKFEVIPGKNQKSEYVMTCGKHTVRGWCKNKRVGKQLASQKILQLLHPHVKNWGSLLRMYGRENSKLVKQETSDRSVIELQQYAKKNKPNLHILNKLQEEMKKLAQEREETRKKPKMTIVESAQPGSEPLCTVDV